In Nyctibius grandis isolate bNycGra1 chromosome 8, bNycGra1.pri, whole genome shotgun sequence, a single window of DNA contains:
- the CTBS gene encoding di-N-acetylchitobiase encodes MGRPWGRWLLPLGILQLLSGPAAPACPCQDPRLCHPITGTGGFEVFVFDVGKETWKSYDWSKITTVAAFGKYDAELMCYAHSKGSRIVLKGDVPLKEIIDPAKRAAWISQQVDLAKKQHMDGINIDIEQEVNETSPEYYALTELVKETTDAFHREIPGSQVTFDVAWSPACIDRRCYNYTGIADACDFLFVMSYDEQSQIWTDCIAKANAPYLQTLVGYEEYITMGIDPKKLVMGVPWYGYDYVCQNLSEDHVCSLPKVPFRGAPCSDAAGSQVPYGAIMKQVNSSLSGVLWDEVQKSPFYEYKDSLGLFHQVWYDDPHSISLKAAYVKNRGLRGIGMWNGNSLDYSREAVAEQQSEAMWQALTP; translated from the exons ATGGGGCGGCCGTGGGGCCGGTGGCTGCTGCCGCTCGGcatcctgcagctgctgagcggccccgccgctcctGCGTGCCCCTGCCAGGACCCGCGGCTCTGCCACCCCATCACGGGCACCGGCGGCTTCGAG GTCTTTGTGTTCGATGTGGGAAAGGAAACCTGGAAATCGTACGACTGGTCAAAAATTACAACTGTGGCAGCTTTTGGAAAGTATGATGCTGAGCTCATGTGCTATGCTCACTCTAAAGGCTCCAGGATAGTACTGAAAG GTGATGTACCTCTTAAGGAAATCATTGATCCTGCTAAAAGAGCGGCGTGGATATCCCAACAGGTGGACCTTGCAAAAAAACAGCATATGGATGGAATTAACATAGATATAGAGCAAGAAGTTAACGAAACCTCCCCTGAGTATTATGCATTAACAGAGCTTGTTAAAGAAACTACAGATGCTTTTCACAGAGAAATACCAGGATCACAG gtaaCATTTGATGTGGCTTGGTCTCCAGCATGCATAGATAGAAGGTGCTACAACTACACTGGGATCGCAGATGCCTGTGACTTCCTATTTGTGATGTCGTATGATGAACAGAGCCAGATCTGGACAGACTGTATTGCAAAAGCCAATGCTCCTTACCTGCAGACTTTAGTTG GATATGAAGAGTACATTACTATGGGCATTGATCCTAAGAAGCTTGTGATGGGCGTCCCTTGGTATGGCTATGACTATGTCTGCCAAAACCTATCTGAG gaTCATGTTTGTTCCCTTCCCAAAGTACCTTTCCGTGGGGCTCCTTGCAGCGATGCTGCAGGGAGTCAGGTCCCCTATGGAGCAATCATGAAGCAGGTGAACAGTTCTCTTTCAGGGGTGCTGTGGGATGAGGTACAGAAGTCTCCATTTTATGAATACAAG gATTCTCTTGGTCTCTTCCACCAAGTATGGTATGACGACCCTCACAGCATCTCTCTAAAAGCAGCATATGTGAAGAATCGCGGTTTAAGGGGCATTGGCATGTGGAATGGAAATAGTCTTGACTATTCCAGGGAAGCTGTAGCAGAACAACAAAGTGAAGCGATGTGGCAAGCCCTGACACCGTAA